Within the Phaseolus vulgaris cultivar G19833 chromosome 9, P. vulgaris v2.0, whole genome shotgun sequence genome, the region attttggctccaaaatgttcagccctctctcctataaattgaggtgcttgacTCTCATTTTTctaagattaatgaatgagtgaaattgCTGCCAAAGTTGCTAGCCTTTCTCACTCCCTTATCTTGCCTCTTTAGGataaacactttaatcttcttTTTCACATAGCTCAAGTGATATGGTCCAATcaatcactctccctacctatcatgcaccttcaaggaatccaTAGCTTTATATGAGTCATCcttgttcatctcttccattgAAGCTTCCGCCAATCCTCTCCAAAAtccaagaaaagaattcagtCATGAAGGCACATCAACACATTTCCATCAGTtacaaagtaaaaaattaattaagaaaagataaacaaaagTTTTAATCTGAATTGACAAGTTCCATAGATCCATTAGTGAGTAATATAAATAGATAGCACATTTAAATTCAGTAGTTAGATTTTAAATGAATGATTAAGACAAAAACACTCACTTAAACTTCAAAGAATTTCTATAGGTACACACCTCATACCGAATGACCGAGAGATAATTCAAGAAATATGAGTGACTGAGAGAGGGAGTTGGCTGAGGAAAGAATGATAAATAGGAGTGAAACAGAGGTTGCAGGCAAAGACACTCTCCCCTGTAATTTGTGTAAgtagaatagttttttttttcttttgtataaaaacttaaaagaatgacttaatgtaaaaaaatattgataatgaTGAATAAATTTACTTACTTATGTCTAATAATATGTCTAATAAATTTACTTCTaaatttacaataataatatgtCTAATAAAGTTTAGACTGGTGAAACTTTTTATACgttgtaaaaataaaatttgaatgtaGTACAATGTTTTGGTgaattagaataaaattttgaatattgaattatatttagTCTTGGTTGTGCTTtacaaatatttatgaaaataattttaaaacaaagtATTAGACGGTCATTTGAGGATAATCACTATCCTATAATGATTTGCTTACAAATTCTTTTTAACTTTAGTCTATTTCTTCTAAAAGTGACATTATTAATTTATCACCTCAAAGAAAtcttgaaatttgaaaaaaaatataatttgtctatattaaaataaatattagatgaaaaaaaaaaaattcacaccctaaaccctaaatttcacacattaaaaaaaattaaatgctaTAAGTAtggaaacaaatattttataaaaaaaaaactgactTTGTGTGTGATATACTTGGGGATAGAAGTTCCGGATCTTGTTGGGCTCTAGTCATCAAACTTTTCAGGACTCTTTCTTcttacacctccataccttcttgtgccactctcatactaaatgtaaaaatatcattttatccttttttttccacttcttggatttaaaataataagcctatgaattatgtaatccggatatattccggattacataatccagaagtcaatttcatatttagaaaagacttccgaattatgtaatccataagctaataacacatctgaaaaaaaagccttccggattatgtaatccaaaaactaatattatgtatagaaaagacgtttggattatgtaatctgaaagctaatcacaaaagacttccggattacataatccgaaaactaattctaaatctagaaaaaaacttccggattatgtaatccaaaatattgaaaaaagtATTTTTGGAATACGAAAAATTTATGACGATGACAAAAGAaagtatggaggtgtaggaagaaacagcCACTTTTCAGTGACCTGGTTGACTATTTGGGTCCTATCTTAAATCCATCTTTGGGCTTATTTTTTCTTTAGACAAATTCTCCCTCCACCCCATGCTTTCTTCCAGCACTTCTATAAAATAtgtgaaattataattttatcttattttcatatttttcattactacgaaaatacattttgaattctaaaattttgaatataattttgtagaaaatatattttgaattctaaAATTTGAGAATTCAGAATATTTTTCTGggattaaaaatacttttagaactctaaaatttagaatacaaaatatattctaaattttaaaattcaaaaactctcaattatacaattcaaaaatgaaaaaaaaacgtGTACTTTTTATCAAAGGTAGTTTTAGAATTAAAAGATATATgatggaggtggaggaagaaaatGCTTTTTCTTTAACCTTAGAGTTCTGAAAATGGATCCAACTTCATTAaggttttttttaacaatatgaAAAGTGTGTCCGCAAGAAGCAGCAATGTAAAACGGAATAAAACACTTTGATGAAGCCACCAATGATCAAAGGTTGGGAAATTTATATATGGTTATTTCTATTTACATTTTCCAATTTATTAAGTatatcttcttttcttttttatacaattttaattactaaaagtatatatttttgcATAAAATggtgcaattttttttctttttatgttcattTTAAAACTTATTGTTTACCACCTGTATTACACATCATCTCCGCTATTATCtacacttttaaatattttttttctctattaaaaaataatcaaattttatCAGAACTTCcttttgaatattaaattaattatttcccATCAAactttacaatttttatattagCAATGTGTTTTCCATCAACATGATATTGTGAATGTTCTGAGTAATATCGTTAGTTACATTTTTCGTCGGTAAGTTATTGCAATATTGTGTTCGTCAAAAGTATGTTACCAGGTTGCATTTTCATGCTACAAATATTACACgtgaatatttttaatgttactAAAAATTACGTTTTAAAAGAGGTTCATATTTCACAAATATTAGAAATCCCATAAGATAatgtaaatttaatatatatatatatatatatatatatatatatatataaatgagacAAACATCAAATTATAAATCAAATCagtttgaattaaatttaaatttatttcttaataaaaaaataatattgtccGAATTGTATAAACTTAAATTATTGCCGTTTGCTTATTATGGTAAGAATAACATTAATTATCATAAATTATAGTTGgtgtaatttttaaaagaattgggttgaaaacaattaaaatattattatttaggatttaaaattaaattaaataaatattatttgaatatatttttacaattacttagattatatttataaaacttattttaaacatGTTGTTACTGTAATTTTTTCGGTGACtaatttttttcctataatttattgtttttttgttaGGATATAACTAAGAAATTCACATGCGTTATTCtgtacattaaaaaaatgtattttgtaCTTAATTTATCTTCAATTTTGTTCTaataaaaatctttaaaaaaattaagcaactTATAATCTCTTAACATTTTGTGTAATTtatatatctttaaaaaaaatcaagtaatAAATTACTATGTTTATTTTAATCCTTATCTTAGAATAtgaaacatatatttatatttcatgatatATTAAAATTCGATTTTACTCatacataaaattttaaaattgttttaatttctaCAATTTATATGTAATCATTTAATTCAAAACATCAAACAGCTATCAcaacatatataaatattaatgtaaACGAATTAGAACTAGACCAATCAATTCGTTTCAATGTATATAGAACTTGTCCCTAACTCATATAGCGTCATATAATATTTGTAGTTGTCTCAAATAATTCTAAACAACTCATGAGTATTTTCCATTTGAAGtttcttaacattttttttaccgattttgtataatttatataccttttttaaaaaaaaaaatttcaagtaATCAATTACTATGTTTATTTTAATCCTTATCTTAGAATATGAAAAATCCGATTTTAGTCATACATAAAACTTTAAAATTGTTCTAATTTCTACAATTTAGATGTAATCATTTCATTCAAAACATCAAACAACTATCACAACATATGCAAACTAATTAGAATTAGACCAACCAATTCGGTTCAATGTATAGAACTTGTCCTTGATTCATATGGGTTAAAGACATAAAAAGCTCACATAAGAAAAAGTCACTAAAACCAAATATTCAAGAAATTTTCATGGGTCACTAAGACTTACCCAACCCATGGAactttttaaagtaaaatttttatttaaaaagagaaatggaaaaacaaacaTTCATGGAAAAAGATTTTATATACATGAAAATATTTACTTGATATAAATCTAAACTTGAGACAAAATGGGTAGGATCGGGTTAAGGATAGGTGAAGTTAAGTTAGGTTGTGACCATGTGAAGAAACTATTCGAGATGGATCCAAGTCAAGTTGGATCCAGGTTAGGCTAAGTCGAGTTAGATCCATATCAAACAAAGACAAATTAGGTCAAAGTCAAGTCGGTTGGATTAGGCTCAGGACAGGATGGGTCATAGTTAGGAAATGACAGGTCAAGTTGAGCGCAAGTCATGCAAGGTTATTGGCTTGAGCCTAAATCAATTTAGGTCGAGATAGGCCCAAGTAGGTTGGATTAGGTCAAACTCAAAGTATTATAGGTTGGGCTTAACTTAAATTGAACTAGGTTGGATCTGGCCTATGCCATGATTGGATTGAATTGGACTTTGTTGGGTTCGACTAAGCTTTTGTCATTTTGTGGGATCGAGTTGGTTCAGGTCAAGGTCGGACTTAGTTGGTCCAAGCTAAGATCAGAAAAAGTTATTGTGTTCGACCAAATCAATTCAAGTCAATAAAGGTTTAGTAAGTCATGTCCAAGTCATGTAAGATCGGACTAAACTGAGGTGAGCTTAAGTTAGATTGGGGTAAACCAAGTGGGATTAGACCCCAACCTCACATTTAagttacaaatattaaaaattaattaatgaaaatttatagttaatataaaatatttaaaaattactttacaatttaaaatattttaaaaactagtacaattttaaaaaatatttcgaAATTAATTGAAGTGTTATAATTGATCAAATCCACATTAACGCTCACTGTTTTGGAATTGAGACTTTTTTTAACGTAATAATTAATgaagaaattattttaagattagGTTGAAGTGAGTGCATGTTCTCTCTATCAAATTCGAAACTCTATCTAGAACTCAAGACACTAAGAATATTCTCCTCTAGAAACGAAGGTCAATACACAACAAATCACTCTCGTCGAGttgaaacaaaaatatatatgttagaCTTTGGAGCCCTAAAGTGTTCTTGCAATTGCTTGATTCATGAATCATTACACACCCGTGCATTTATGCCTCGTGGAACAATAGTAggaacacaaaattatattaaaaatatacacaCACGCATATACTATATCATTATCCAGCATATACTATATCATTATCCAGCTATAACGTGACAAAGCAACTAAAAAGATGACcttgaattaaaataaacaaaaacaaacctTGTATAATTTATTTCACTCCCGATACGTTGACACCCTCTGCACATGACACACATTTGACGTTGTAGACGTGACAATAACGTGACAGAGTGAGATTGCGCGCGAATGAGCAACGCAAACTTCAAAAtaggataaaaatatatatattacaaaacaatcggtgtaatattttttttctaacttaGAATGAgccatattacatcggttaagtgatctaaccgatgtaatatatgatcCATATTAAAacagttgaattttttttataaagagtGGGTGGGTTATAAACGTCACATAGGTAAGACACATGGGTAACCAGTATATGTGGAGGAACTTATGGTTGGGTAGTTGTGGTAGGGTTATTACACCGGTTAAGTCatttaaccgatgtaatatatggttcttattaaaaaaaattgaattttttttcatgaatagTGGGTGGTCATAAACATCACATAAGTAACCAGTTACAGACACACACGGATAACCAGTTTTGCGCGTGCTACGagtcatatattataatatagagtCAATGTCACGTCCTCACCAAATGTTCTGCAGTGTCAATTAATATCACGCAAGCGGTGTCAAGTATGTGTTAGTGAGAGAAGAGGgtgttaataaaatatttttcaatttatttttatacggCCACTTGCACATTCCTACCGTTTATGCTCGAGTCTAAACTTCCCCTACAAAACCCTTGCATTGCATGAGGAATGCCCTCATCACAACAACAATTGTTCTTCTACGAGAGGGTTGGAGAATGGGCATGGCAACGCAAGATTCGCGATCCGAGATTGAACTTGTGGTGGACACGACCACGACCACGACCACGGCCACCTCAAACGCTTATAGCCACACCGACAGTTTCAGCAACCACCAACATTCAACCTCTTTCACAACGCTCCTAATCTCTGTTCTAACCAAATTCCATGCAGGCTACTTCAGAATAAGCCTCTCCCTGGGAAGCCAAGCTTTACTGTGGAGGATAATAATCACATCAACACACGACACAACCACTCTACCGCGCGTGCTTTCCACGCTTCCTTCCGCGGCTGTCTGTGCACTCTGGTCTCTCTCTCTTTTCACTCTAGTCTTACTCTCCCTTCTCTACCTCCTaaggtgtttttttttctttgagatGGTGAAGGCCGAGTTCTTGCACCCTGTAGGGGTTAACTACCTCTTTGCGCCCTGGATTTCGTGGCTTCTATTGCTTCAATCAGCGCCGTTCGTGGCGCCGAAAACAACCCTCTACTTAGTTCTGTGGTGGGTGTTTGCGGTGCCGATGGTGGTGCTTGACGTGAAGATCTACGGGCAGTGGTTGACGAAGGGGAAGAGGGTTTTATCCTCTGCGGCGGGGAACCCCACGAGCCAGATGTCGGTGATAGGGAACTTGGTGGGGGCACATGCTGCTGCGCACATGGGGTGGAAAGAGTGTGCGGTGTGGTTGTTTTCGGTGGGGATGGTGCATTACGCGGTGCTGTTTGTTACGCTTTATCAGCGATTATCGGGTAGAGATGGGGTTCCCGTTTTGTTAAGGCCAGTTTTGTTCTTGTTCTTTGCAGCGCCCAGCGTCGCAAGCTTGGCTTGGGAATCCATTGTTGGAACCTTTGATACTGCTTCCAAGATGCTCTTCTTTctctccctcttcctcttcgccTCACTGGTAAGATTAACTTCTCTCCGAGCTTGCCTTTAAAAAAGATTGTCACCTAAAATTTGGTAATAAACATTCGTAGTAATACATTTACCATATAAATTTTAGATAAATGATAATTTGACAACATTACATAGTATATACAACTTTTAACTTTTgatatgataaatttatatataaatatataataaaaagtaaatttataattaaatgatataaaaaatattataataataattttgaaaattataatgtagttatataaaaaatataagttgttatattattcttatattcaaatatatttgaatttttttaaaccgTTATTAGCATAAAAGTAACTATCCCATTTCATAATGATTGGATGACTGTATAATAAAAGAATTTTACGCTTAATTTGATTGATTTTATTCtatagttttttaaaacaataaaaatatattaaataaaaatatttagagtGTTCTAACTCTTTTCCAAAATCAGCTCCTAAACAAAGGAAATATTATAATTCAGAGACGATCGAGCAAAGAATTCAGCACAAATTACACTATTCTAGAAAATCTTATAAATGTAATTTTTGTGTCTTGGTGTGTATCATCTTATACTACTTTGTTAAATTgtttaaaactataaataaaataaaatgtgtcTTTTTATTTTAGTGCTTCTCTCTTTTCTTACCTTTTATACATTTGAAAGAAACAAAACATATGTGTTACGAACTGTTCATATAAACtcgataaaataaaaattccaaagctataatttatttaataaacatCTCGAACATCTTTACAcccattttttaatttaatagcACAGgattataaaattacaaaagCCTGGAAATTTATTTAGCAATAGATCATGAAGTTGGTATATTTATTACAGTGTGTGTTTGATTTCAGCTGTTTTAAAATGTATGCCAATTCAGCATTCccttatttctaaatttttgtcTTGGAAAGCTGGTTTGAACAGAGGAGAACAAAGACATTATGTAAAATTTAAACTCTAGTTGTTTTCATCTATGCAATAGTCTTTCCCTTCactaaaatgaaaaacatataCAGGGCTATACTATTATAATTGTTTAGAATTAAACAAATTTTCGCAGTACTATTATAATTGGTCATATTCAACATCTATAGTGAATTTGAATTTTCAACAGCGATGATTTGATTGGATGAAACATATTTACTGGTGTTGAGCAGATTTGCAGGCCAACCCTTTTCAGGAGATCAATGAAAAGGTTCAACGTTACATGGTGGGCTTACTCCTTTCCCATCACAGCACTTGCTCTCGTTTCAATGAATTATGCAGAACAAGTGAAAGGAACTTTTTCTCACATTCTGATGCTCCTTCTGCTCGCTCTTTCAGTTCTTGTCTCCTTTGCTCTTACGTTTTTTACTCTCCTCAACTCTAATATGCTTCTACTATTAAGAGATGTTACTATCCGATAGCAAGTCTGATACTACATGAATAAATGTCTAACTCAACATTATAAAATCGGTTTATAAGGTGAAAGTTTATCttacatataaattataaaatatcttaaactCTTATCGATGTGTGATCTTCAATATTACACTTTCAACCTTCAAAAGGAGATGTTTCCGGCTTCTACTTCGGAGGACGTTGTTTGGGTACAATTTGGGTCAGTGTAGTGAGCGAAATTTGGAAACTTAGGGAACTCTGTCATCTTCAATAGGGGAGTGGCAGATGCGGTAGAAGTGTTTGCTTTAGCGCAAGTAAAGGTTCAGTCTTGGATTTACGCAAAGTCTAGTTGTGATCTATTTCCTTACTCAAATTGGATTTTATATCCTTTGGACTGTATGAGGATGATCCGTTAATATTTGTTTGCATTCTAGTAGACGGTTCTAGCTAGGAGAATgacaatattatttatgtataagggttggaccaccctaAAAGTGATTctcatttattgattttttattatcgataaaaaaaaatagtttcaaccTTATTTCTTAACTAATCCATCTATTACCAACATAAATTATGACGCAATCTGAAGACATGGAAGATGCCTAACATATAAGAGATTCACGCAATCTTCAACAAAAGAAATGAATGTGTACGAGGGATTCACCAAATCTTAACTAACCAATTTATAAGTATTTGTTGTATATCATTCAACTCTCTCATTTTCATTTGATCTGTAATACTTggattcttaattcttaattCAACCATAAACAAAAACAAGTTGGATTAACAATACttataatttcctaaatatgATCGATGTAGAACAATTTATGTATATCATCCTtctcatctttatttattttcattactTTACACgtttctctttttttaatatctgaattgtataaattgttataaaagTAAGTTTTTTACATGAATGAAAATTctcaatatataattatataagagaaagtaaaagtaaaaaataaaattatttttcataagttAAGATTATAACTTATGCATAAATTACAAGTAAAACTTTagagaaattaataaaaaaaattattttttttatcagcaataaacaaaattagtaaaattttatgtaatgaataatttttattttatttttttatatgtttgttTCAAAAATACTTATATCCTCCAAAGGTGTTTGTTTTTGCAATCGGAAAAGAGTGAGTTTACTgttaataaagaattaaaaagaaaacacacaTTATGATGGAATAattgcaaaataaaaacaataccgtttgtaaaaatttacataaaatttagAAGATTGATAGGAAAAGATAGATATATAATGATTACGAGTAAaatcataattgattatatacttaatattttattaataattagttttttcagataattaattgaaatgaaaaatatttaactaataaataaaattgattaatctaaattaaaataatttataaagtaatttattttaatatattattattttagaatgtactttttaatttttaatttttatttttattttaatttaaatttcatttaaaatatttttttaaaaaaaataattttagaatatattaatacaaaaatagtttattatatgaatcaaatcaattacaatactttttctattttcattccAAAACTCAAACAACTACTATATTTTGTACTCCCTTTCCTTTCTTTAGATTTCTACTTCTCTTCcataaaatcctaaataaatttTCCAAATATATTCTACAATCAACATTTCCATGACTAtctcatataaataaatacagaGTTGGAGAGGCAATAGTTTAATCTGTCATGTATGTGAAAAATATAACTGAATTCTTTGATACCCGAAAATTTGAACTCTGCTACCTGCTCGACCAACTACACAACCAACGCAACTTACTGCTACCTCTTACTTCGGAAGTTATAAATATAGACTGTTAATATCTGCTTCATGTTATGTCAAAAATAGCCACACCTCTACCAGTTTCAGTTTTACCTATATGGAAATAAGAGAAAACATTAATTTACACTCAACTCTATTCAAAATATCACATTTttatcatcaattttttttaataaattttttttttaagcatCACTATGAAACTTGACATGTTAGTTAAGATgataagtaacaacaatcatctctcatcacatgaaaaaaatattattaaaaaaaatacaaaaatatgggagaactaaaccaaaattcatatattaacaaaaacgatacatggatagactatacatattcataaagaattataagaatatACTAAATGAAAgcttattataccaatgaaattattctctatgaataaatcataaattagtcaacttatcagcacgCGCATCCTCTCCACGGAAAAATTGAGTAAGTATTTCATTGAAACATTCATGGAAGATTAATCCTACCAGTAAACACAGACA harbors:
- the LOC137821323 gene encoding S-type anion channel SLAH4-like, which codes for MGMATQDSRSEIELVVDTTTTTTTATSNAYSHTDSFSNHQHSTSFTTLLISVLTKFHAGYFRISLSLGSQALLWRIIITSTHDTTTLPRVLSTLPSAAVCALWSLSLFTLVLLSLLYLLRCFFFFEMVKAEFLHPVGVNYLFAPWISWLLLLQSAPFVAPKTTLYLVLWWVFAVPMVVLDVKIYGQWLTKGKRVLSSAAGNPTSQMSVIGNLVGAHAAAHMGWKECAVWLFSVGMVHYAVLFVTLYQRLSGRDGVPVLLRPVLFLFFAAPSVASLAWESIVGTFDTASKMLFFLSLFLFASLICRPTLFRRSMKRFNVTWWAYSFPITALALVSMNYAEQVKGTFSHILMLLLLALSVLVSFALTFFTLLNSNMLLLLRDVTIR